A region from the Syntrophorhabdaceae bacterium genome encodes:
- a CDS encoding methyltransferase domain-containing protein codes for MKSYYPSIKTFDIDPRMKPDILGDADNMDMIKNDTYDVVYSCHFLEHVYNPEKVLKECNRVLKPGGILYFCVPVVDINRIWKDGDEWNTHQHHFTKMNITNLLNSTGFKLVKFEYRLWIKPIILEVFLGNLLKKGDIFFVAEKKS; via the coding sequence ATGAAAAGTTATTATCCTTCAATTAAAACCTTCGATATAGATCCAAGGATGAAACCTGACATACTTGGCGATGCAGATAATATGGATATGATAAAGAACGACACATATGATGTCGTCTATTCATGCCATTTCCTTGAACATGTTTATAATCCGGAAAAGGTCCTTAAAGAATGCAACAGGGTCCTGAAGCCTGGCGGGATTCTCTATTTCTGTGTCCCGGTTGTTGATATTAATAGAATCTGGAAAGATGGCGATGAATGGAATACCCATCAGCATCATTTCACAAAAATGAATATAACAAACCTGCTCAATTCCACGGGATTTAAACTTGTTAAATTTGAATATAGATTATGGATTAAGCCGATCATTCTTGAAGTATTCTTAGGTAATCTTCTGAAGAAGGGCGACATATTTTTTGTGGCCGAAAAGAAATCATAA